CTCACACCAGCTCGGCATTGGTTAGGTTAATTTCGTTTTTCCGTTTCGGAGATGGATTCGGAGGATTTTCGATCCATTCTGGAGAGTGCCGGCGTCGACGTTTGGGCCTTGATGGACGCCGCCATCGCGGTGGCCTCCGTCGACCACCCCGACGAGTTAAAGCGCCGGAGAGACAGAATCGTGGAGCGCCTTTACGCGAGTTCGGCGCTGCCGCAGTGTCGGAACTGTGACCCCAACGCCGGTGAAATCAGGACGCAGAGCAGTCCCTCCGCGGAGGAGGAAAAGGACCCTTACGGAGGCTTCATGGACGAGGAGCAGAAGAAGATTCTATACATTAAAGAGCAACTGGAAGACCCTCACCaggtcttttttcttttaattccgcgatttactactttttttttttaagcttgaCTGTGTTTctgattttttctttccttctcatTTATCAGTCAGAAGATTCGTTAGTGGAGTTGTTGCAGAATCTAGCAGACATGGATATCACATTCCCAGCGTTAGAGGTAtaacttcttttatttcattcattttgtttattgtttttgttttaggtttACTGTTTTTAATTTCGGGTAATTCCGTAGGAGTCTGACATTGGGAGGTATGTGAATCGGTTGCGGAAGCATTCGTCTAATGATGTCAAGAGATTGGTCAAGTTACTCGTCAGGTTTTGGAACTAGctatgaattttattattactattttttaaatatgaagaaTGAATATTGATTGATATTTCATATTTGTGTGCATTGCAACAGTTCAGTGGATGAATTTTGCTGGAAATcttgttgtttttttagttgACTTTTACcttcattttgtgtgtgtgtgcaggaagtggaaggaaattgtagatGAATGGGTGAAGTTGAAGTCCCCGGGATACCCGGGTACTGCTGTCATGGGTAATCTTAATCTTCGTTTGAGAAAATTTGTTAGGTTTTGAAGTGGATATGTGAATGAAGGATTTTGGATTTTACGAAACTGAAAATGTTGATGATGCATTTATGCTTTTGGCATGGCAGCTGATGAGGACTCGCCTCAGCAGAGAATCCTACAAAATGGGCACCGTCAGGTTAAAGAAATCTTATTGACCAAAGAGGTTTTGCTTGGCAATTTGGCTTTCTAATATTCTATTCCTTTTGCAGATTCCTGATTTTGCATACTCGCCAAATCCACACAGTGAGTATAGTATCTCTTTCCAAGCTTTTCGTTTGTATTTTGTTGATGTAATAGCATGTTTGCTGCTCACACAGATGGGAGTTCTGGGTCATCACAGCGCAACAATATTGAAGCAGAACGAAAACCAAAAGCAATTCCTCGCAAAGAAGCTCCCCCAAAACCGTCGCCATCAGTCACTACTCCTGCTTCTCCTCCTCAAAACGTATGGATATGAATTTATAACCTTTCTGGAGTCTCTGACCTTCTAAATGTGGCTACTACTAAAATTTGGAGGTCGTTGCTTCATAATCACTaacaagtttaaaattaaaaccaatGAGCAATAAATGTGGAGCTTAGCTCCATTGTGTAGCGCTTATGCAGGATCATCAGTGTGTGTGAGTTGTCCTTACTCGTTTTTGAATGATCGCAGAGACAGAGAGAAGGCAATTTTGACCCGGATAGATTTGCTTCAGCGAGAAAACGGCTTCAAGAGAACTACAAAGAGGCTGCAAATGGTGAAGTTTTTACTTCATTTAATTTACATTCTCGTACTAAGTATTGTTTCTTTCGTTAGTTAGTACTTAGTACTTTGTTCCATGCATACTGAATGCTATTTTGTCTGTGTTGTGGTGGGTGGGGGTGTTCAGCCAAAAAGCAAAGAACGATTCAAGTGATGGATCTCCATGAGTTACCGAAACCCAAGAATGCCTTCCTTGGAAAAAACAAAGGCGGCACTGGTCAGGGAAGGCACTGGTGAGTGGTGACCCATAATGTACGTGGCAACTTTCTTGTAAAAAGGCTTTTTATGGGTGGGTGATGCCGCATAGTCCTAAAAACCCGCTTGATCCCTTTACAATTTTACTCCCCAAAATAAAAATCCCTATGGTTTTATGTTTCCTTATTTAATATCAACCCCCGCTTTCCCCAACCAAAAAAAACCATAATATTTTATGTGCCAAACTATGATTTTTATGAAATGTGGGTGAGTTGCGGAGCACACATGATGATTTCAGCATCTTAATGAGGATGGTAGGGAGgggaaatgatttttttggagATCTAAACCATTGATTATTTTGGGTTGGAGCTTGAGGGTATGGTTAATGATTGATTTGGTGCTCCAGTAAGGATTGTTTAACTTGATTTTTGTCTTTGTTCTTAACTTGAGGCCATATCCAAAGCCAAGTCAAGAGTTGACTACTTTCTAGCTCTACTAATTTGCACGGGTGCGGGTCAGGGTCGTGGGGTAGTTTAGTTGGTGCCATGATCAATTATTGTCCGGCCTGGGACCTTAGTAACTGATCTTTCTGATCTCAACAAATGAAGTGGAGcgtatttcaattaataattcatGTGCGCATCATGTTCCCTTGCGTCAAAGTGTACGTTTTGGACTTTTTATTGTTTCGGTTGCTAACATCACCCGGGTCTGCAGCTGTTTCTTTTAGGAGGAACATGACATAGGTAGTTAAGGCCATACTTTCGTGGGATTccaaaatttttgtaaataatttttaaaaaattagtaattaagaattgatactaaattaaaaatatttttgttaaaatgtattactttattttcaaacaatatatattcTAGAATTTTAGGTGTCTTTCAACTGTAATTCACAGCATTAGTAGTTGTTTATTAGAtttaatgagtatttttttttttttaaaaaaaaaattaaattttaatagttgATTTTGCATTATAAAGTATAAGATTACTAAATTTTAaacagatttaaaaaatatattttatatattgaaaagctcttaatataatttttgtttgagaCTTTAGACTTCTAATAATTCTTAAGCCTGTCTTGATCATGTGAAACTGGGAAAGGAAGTTGTAATTAACATGTATAACCTCCAAAGGGGAAAGTTGTGGAGATGACATTTTATGTTCAGTGGAAGATACTGGCTCATGAAGTTGTATGATTTTGTAAGATCATTTTATCGTATGATACTAcaaattataaacaatttagACGAATCGATTGAACCTATTAGCTGCTGATTAAATGATTTTGTAATTAACATGTATAACCTCCAAAGGGGAAAGTTGTGAAGATGACATTTTATGTTCAGTGGTAGATACTGGCTCATGAAGTTGTATGATTTTGTAAGATCATTTTATCGTATGATACTAcaaattataaacaatttagACGAATcgattgaaaaaaatgatattttcaatttatttcattttatgttttggttcaaacattctttttttattgtcacCCACAAACATGAATAGTTGTGAAGGATGGTAAACGAAAAAAGCAATTGAATTCATAGGTTAGAAATTTAAAGCAAATTACATATGTAAATATTATAACTCAAGTCAAATATGAAACTCATAGGATATTGCCTCGGAATTTCGTCAGTTTATATCGGCATCCATTTGgacgaaaatataaatatatatacggCTGTTTTATAGGTTTGTTCGGTGCAAACATGAATTGGGCTTGGACGAATTTTGCAAATAAATAGCATGTAAAAGGGTTGACATTTCCCTTTGGTTACACAATTCCAAGGAgttttctttgggaaatatatttAGGCAAATGCTAACGGTGTCTTAAGGATATTGgttaaggaatttaaaatattttatggagAGGTGAAAAATTACGTGtccatgatattttttatgttttcttataatttgcatgataaatattttttttttgttctttaaccAATGCCAAAGAATATTGGTTAAcaaaatctttatatttatcGGAGGTGGAAAGATAGATTAGTAAGGACTAAGGAGTGAATTCTGGTCTGAATTATgccatgttttaatttttggtgTTTATAAAAGTAATCTACTTCTGTATTATTAATTAGAATTCCTAACTTGGAGAATGTAGTTCCCACTCTCTATTCTTTCAAAGtttcaattagaaattatcGTCACTTCATTCTGTCTTTGGGAGGTGCATTTAATATACTATCTCTACAAATAATCATCTTAAACTATCATTCTTTTACTTTATCCACATACTTGAATTACTTAATTGCTTATCAGTTTCAATTggaagataaatttattttaatttgaattatttattaatagtttaaaatataatttatatattttaaaatattattactatgaattttaattataatataatttataattttaaaatacttatctATTAAAGCATATAgttataattatgattatatacgaataaatatttatccagTGTAATATACaactaaaatactattttaaatatatattcattcatttgacttttttttgtcGTAATTTGGTTGCTTATCtccatttttatcaaatatttgatGTTGAAGGTGAAGAAGAGGCTGAGATGTGTATAAAGAGGGCGAGGTGCAAAGTAGGTAGAGCAAGCACGAAAAAGTGGGGTGAGAAGCAGGAACTAATACGTACGACATATACATAATAAAGTTAAAAAGgtctataataaaatatttgtattctATTACATTCCTCCCAAATTGGATAGAAAGACAAATGAttgtaaataatgaaataaaatgaatttcattcCATCATTTTCTAATGAACTTCATCTTAAAttgtaaaattcaaataatagtaTCATgcatctttttctttcattctctcCTAATTTATCTTCTTATCACCTATACAAAGTGAAATGAGAGATTGaatgtattcttttttttttttaaaaaaaaaaagagattgaaTGTATTGTATCGCTTTGGttctttattttagtttctttatttagttatttacattcGACTGTTTCAGTGGGAAAATAGAAGTGAGTTAAAGCTAGATCCTAAATTTGAGCTATGTTCTTCATCAAAAAAtagtagcattttttttttaaagaagtagCAATTATTAATGTATTACTTTTTACACGGAATAAACACGAAAGCGTTACGTCATTGAGctatttgttattaataatgggctttatatacttttgaataattaaattgatacCAACCCTTTTCAGCACCAAATCAATATCACAACTACTTATCATTTTAATCAGGagtttttttttgacaaataatCAGGAGTATTCTTCgaggttgaattttttttttttttatgtttattgtgaATTAGTGGAACATCACatcagtataaaaaaaaagtggaacaTCACATGATAACAACGTTTCGATTTCATAAATTcactaaaaatcaaataaatttgtaCGTTAGTTATTTAATGTAAAGTTTTACATTCGTATATAATATTCtcctgattattttttttaaagaacgtTTTCTATTGCTGCTAGAGATTAGAGAGGCTTTACTCTAATCTGAAATTTgtttcttgtgttttttttttagttggtTTCCACTCTCCCCTACCTCGTGAgtttttgttttcatctttcttggctcaacaaaatatatatatatatatatatatatatatatatatatatatatattattttttacatgacaatttttttttatcgaagttacataattacatataataaattaaatacattatattttgtcaaatacttttttatatataatatttttggtaTTGGATAACCTTTGGTTATCTTCATCACAAATTAacattcaaacatatttttgacTCTCTTATACTGCAATATATAATTGTTCACGAGAAAACATTGATCTTGTTAAGCACACACCAACTTGTGATAAATTGTGCCCTTAACTCTTATTTATTGCAATAGCAAAACAAACAATTATGTAAATCATAATTAACATGATAAATAAATCCaacatcaatatatatatatatatatataaaggatagtatatattgatttttacaTGACAATGCTTTCTATTGCTTTGAATTTGAGGCACAACCACTTAATTTGCATGATAGTGCCCACAAGTACGGCATCTTTTCTCACACTTAGGAGCCTAGATCCTTGAGGTTTTGCCCCCATGATTCTCATGTCCTTCTGCATACATATATAAGTATTACGATTACTTCACGTTAAATACTAACATTTTGGAACATAGAAGAattcattatgtgattttgTACTTGACTGGACAACTTCTTTAAAACTGGAAATTGCTCTTCCTGCATGCATATACACATAAAAACAAGCAaagttaattagaaaaaaagaagagtgaaaccCGAAAATAGAAACGAGATAGCATTTGGTCGtgaaaacaataagaaaaagaaagatacaAACGAAGATTTGTCTATATTTGTGGCAGGAGACACAAACTTGAGTTAACCCTATCTTCTCGGGAGAAAACGAGAAAGAGATGACTGCGGGTGAAAGGATTCAGTCAATTGTTGAGTGTAACTGAATACTAAAAGCTAGACAGAAGATAAATGAAGGTAGAAAAGATAATTTGGAAACAACACCTTAATTAACCACTCTTCAACTGGCCAAGTTATTCAATTTCGTTAGCATAGGCTTCCTTACATATGAAGGTGGAAAGATAACAGAAACAACACCTTACCACATGCCTCGTGGTCCTATAGGAACCACCATTGTCAATTACCTTGAAGAAGTTCATTATTGTCTTCCTCTTTGATACAATCCATTAAATTTTCTTAGCATGAGCTTTCTTATTGTGGCTTGAATCTTGGATTCCTATATAAAATGAAATCGATATTTCATGAAAATCTTACTACATACATacacaaaattttaacattatgaTACAATCTTACTTCAAAAGCAATTAGAATCATTTCAATAACAAAtgatttctttgtttcttcaattGGATACAGGTTTCAAAGGCGTATGACCCAAAGACTCCAACCGTTATGTGGTAAACTAATAAAGTGACTAACTTAGTCACACAAAATGACACTTTAAGAGATCAAAGTAaagatttttaaacttttaagagATCAAAccaattttttgtaaaaaaaatgaaggatcaaaaatataatttatcaaacaGAATATTATGACAAGATGTGACTAGCTATgcaaataatcaaatataataCAACTGGATACTTGCTTTTTGCCCTTGCATTATTGAGAGTTGCCTTCAACCATTGACAAAATCAATTTGTCTTGTTTAATCAATTGGGAATGTTTCACTATCCTACTTTGGAATGGGTTAATTTTCATATCCTATATCAGTGATTCAATGCATTAAAGATCCTCTTATGCCTATGGACTATGAAGAGTACTGCTTTTAGATTTAGGACCATCACGTAGGGTGCGTCACGCTAGTATTCGCACCCACATGATTAACGTTGCAAGGGAATGGAGGAAAAACATATACCATAACCTATAATTAGGGAGCAAGGATAAAGGACAATGCATGGAGCAATCCAACCTAGAAACCTACTATATCAAGCATAttgatcattaattaatttgaaaagggATGAATAGTGTGGGAAGTGCGCAAACTTTGCCTTAAACAATTGGTTAATTGAATTGAAATAATTCCTTTTTAAATCATGCATGTTCATTGTAGCTAGTTGCTATCATgctgaaatttttatattttgatgctAACAGGTGACAAGCCTACTTAATAATTGAACTCCTCTTTGTTGCATGTGgctttgcttccattttttttaatgtgttgagATCGATATACAGTAGGACCAAGAAAAACAAACAGGCTACACACAGTTTAGAGAAGCCACTTGCGTAGAAGAGAAGAAAGGGTGCATGTGGTATAATAGTTCATATGGACTATGGACTATGAATATCTTTCGTAGAAAAGGGATTCTCAACTATGTTCCTAAGTAccagtcaaaaaaaaaaactatgttcCTAAGTAACTACTACCATCATTGGTCATGTGCTCAATGTGCTACTTATCTGTCGctttattcctttttaattaACAACTCGAATAAATTGCTTATAATTAACAACGGGTCTTGATGACTCTTGACTAATTAGCTTTAACCGCGCAGTTTTTAAGTTTGTTTCACACTGGAAAAGGTTTTTCCAtaattatcaaaaataaaaaaaaaggtttttcatATGTATCATAATTTGCTTAAAGCGGGCGTGATATGAGTAACGGGACATATCAGGAATcctaagtttttcttttcttgttataACCTCTAATCAATTCCCATCAAAGAGACATAACGGGGAATGAAACAAggttctttgttttattttttgagggagAGGGAACCCCATCTATGCGGGGAACTCCATCTATTTGTTCTACTAAAAGATTaacatcatcttcatcataAAACTGATTAGAATTTAAGGGTACTCGATCTctttgccatttttttttattgtgttttctaattaaaattagagattTATCTTGttaatcctttttaatttattttttttgttgcatgTACAactaaagtaaaattttaatttaactcaTAGGATTGATGCAATGGTATAAGATTAAACTACATTtacatgtttaaaataatttattcaacagaataattatatttaattttttgtgaaaaattctcttAGATCAGCTACAATCACGTATCATGGGTTATGacctctattaattttttatccaattgTTTGAAGGATATATGTGATTTCTACCTAGCTtaaggcaaaaaaaaagaaagtaaaattccaattttgatttgaaaatatataacacCAAAAGTACCTAAAGTTAGTTcttaaacataattataactATAACTTCATTTTCTGttgtttctatatatatatatatatatatattaccttCACGTGAATACTTTGTGAATATTCCTACAAAATGGGCAGATATGCGGAGAAAAAGAAATTGCAatcgaaaatatttttttaatttcttaccgATAACCTTTATAGGAACTAATTAATTTCACTCCATACATGAATATGGATTCTAATTATGGGTGGTGAATATTGAATAGATCAAATTTGAGTATATAAAACTACAAAATTCACGCACAAAATATATCTGCTTCAGTGCTTAGTTAATTATTGATTTGGTTGAGAGGATTTAGAAGTATATGGCATTAGATGCATGTAACCTTATTTTTAAATGCCATATGGTAGGTATGATTGATAAAAGATAAATGTAGCCGAAAGCATTTATGGTTCCAAAATCCAAAGTATGGCCAAAATATGGATTTAGCCATTTTGGGAATATCCTCCTTCCACAAGAAATGGTCCTCTATGAAGCGCGTTGCAGCTTTTTCTCCGTTTAAATTTTCATCATATGTTtgtgaaatattaatttatgaatcaATCTCATCTATATCTGCATGGAAAGCAACTAGGCACTTATGACGTATCACCATCTCTTTGCTTTTCATCTACGTCCAAAAGCTACTTCACAAACGTGTGAAAAAGTCTCAAGCCCCGTAATTTAGACTCGTTGCTGAATTTGCAAGAAAGTAGCTTGCCTccgtcttttttttctttcctttcttctcttgTTAGCAAATGCTACACGAGGAGgaatacagaaaaaaaataaataaatcataccgCAGGAATTAAGGGCCAGTGCCTTTGTGGGGCTATTAATTAACTAGTCTTtagattagtttttttatatccataagaattataaataaatatcaactgctttataataatttatttaattaactgaattaaacttaattaattttgaattagaaTGAATTAAGATTCTCtcataaatttttcaataaacacttgaaggaaaataaaataaaataaaataagtttttctaataaattaaaagtaaaatatgcaTAAGTTAGTTTATAGAATCTTTTTCAATTAACTTTTTTcaaaagttgttttaatttatgtatgacTATGagctgattttaatttataaaaaaaataattaattaatttttcttattttcttttcaacaagTACATATTAAAACATTTATCTAAAATACGGGGATACAAATTTAACGTCATGTTATCAGATCGAGAAATGCTTTTAGTTACTGCAATAACTTTATCTTTTCTTATGTCATGCTTCTAGAAGCAGATTAACAGGTTGGAACAAGTGGTTTACTTACCCTA
This genomic interval from Glycine max cultivar Williams 82 chromosome 5, Glycine_max_v4.0, whole genome shotgun sequence contains the following:
- the LOC100820221 gene encoding probable mediator of RNA polymerase II transcription subunit 26c gives rise to the protein MDSEDFRSILESAGVDVWALMDAAIAVASVDHPDELKRRRDRIVERLYASSALPQCRNCDPNAGEIRTQSSPSAEEEKDPYGGFMDEEQKKILYIKEQLEDPHQSEDSLVELLQNLADMDITFPALEESDIGRYVNRLRKHSSNDVKRLVKLLVRKWKEIVDEWVKLKSPGYPGTAVMADEDSPQQRILQNGHRQIPDFAYSPNPHNGSSGSSQRNNIEAERKPKAIPRKEAPPKPSPSVTTPASPPQNRQREGNFDPDRFASARKRLQENYKEAANAKKQRTIQVMDLHELPKPKNAFLGKNKGGTGQGRHW